One window from the genome of [Mycobacterium] stephanolepidis encodes:
- a CDS encoding YceI family protein codes for MTTTTPVLAPGTWTIDSVHSDITFSVRHLGVSKVRGSFTDFSGDITVAEDGTPSVSATINVASVDTRNDQRDGHLRSADFFDTDNHPTATYRSTSVRADGDDYIVDGELTLHGVTQPVSLNLSLEGVGPGAQGGAVAGFEAGTEINRGDFGVTGGAGLVGEKVTLTFNIEAGHPEAPSN; via the coding sequence ATGACCACCACCACGCCAGTTCTGGCCCCCGGAACCTGGACCATCGACTCGGTTCACTCGGACATCACGTTCTCCGTACGCCACCTGGGCGTTTCGAAGGTCCGCGGCTCGTTTACCGACTTCAGCGGTGACATCACCGTCGCCGAGGACGGCACTCCCTCGGTATCGGCCACCATCAACGTGGCCTCTGTCGACACCCGCAACGACCAGCGCGACGGCCACCTGCGTTCGGCCGACTTCTTCGACACCGACAACCACCCCACCGCCACCTACCGATCCACCTCGGTGCGCGCCGACGGTGACGACTACATCGTCGACGGTGAACTGACCCTGCATGGCGTCACCCAGCCGGTCTCGCTGAACCTGTCCCTGGAGGGCGTCGGCCCCGGAGCACAGGGTGGCGCTGTCGCCGGCTTCGAAGCCGGCACCGAGATCAACCGCGGCGACTTCGGCGTCACCGGCGGTGCCGGACTGGTCGGCGAGAAGGTCACACTGACCTTCAACATCGAAGCCGGTCACCCGGAGGCACCCTCCAACTGA
- a CDS encoding DUF3054 domain-containing protein produces the protein MPSVQQNSSPQTPVTSVLLSLVLDVIGVLVFCTIGRRSHAEGITLVGVWETAWPFLSGAGVGWLLSRGWSRPTSVAHTGVAVWVCTVLFGMILRRLSNQGVAFSFVIVASLVTALFLLGWRVIATRLSGTARR, from the coding sequence ATGCCCAGCGTGCAACAGAATTCGTCACCCCAAACGCCGGTGACATCCGTACTGCTCTCCCTGGTACTGGATGTCATCGGCGTCTTGGTCTTCTGCACCATCGGCCGCCGCAGTCATGCCGAGGGCATCACGCTGGTGGGTGTGTGGGAGACGGCGTGGCCGTTCTTGTCGGGTGCCGGAGTCGGCTGGCTGTTGAGTCGGGGTTGGTCGCGTCCGACATCCGTCGCGCACACCGGCGTCGCGGTGTGGGTCTGCACGGTGCTGTTCGGGATGATCTTGCGCCGCCTGAGCAACCAGGGCGTCGCGTTCAGCTTTGTCATCGTCGCCTCGCTGGTGACTGCCCTGTTCCTGCTGGGGTGGCGCGTCATCGCGACCCGGCTCAGCG